CAAGAAATTGCCTTATACACAGAGCTTACAGCATATGAGAATTTAAAATTCTTCGGTAGGATCTACGGATTACGTGGAAAAAAATTAGAGAAGCGAATCCAAGAAGTACTAGAGATTGTCGGCCTTGATGGAAGGCAAAAGGATATTGTCAAAACCTATTCAGGCGGGATGCAACGTCGGATTAATATGGCTGCTGCGATGCTGCACGAGCCAGAAATTCTTATTATGGATGAACCAACTGTAGGGATTGATCCACAATCACGTAGTCACATTTTAGAGACCGTTAGACTTTTAAATGAAGAAAAGGGATTAACTGTGCTCTATACGAGCCATTACATGGAAGAAGTAGAACGACTGTGTGACCGGGTCTACATCATGGATCATGGCCAAGTCATAGCAACGGGTACGAAAGAAGAATTGAAAGGGATTCTATCTGGAGAAGAGACGATCGTCATTGAATTAGATCGTCCTTATCCTTCATTTGCAGAAGAGTTAAAAGCACATGATGAAATTAAACAAATTGTAGAGTCTGAAAGAGAGATAAAACTTATTGTTCCAAAAGGTAGCCGACTATTAGCGAGTGTTTTCCAAGCAGCAGAACGTCATCAAACACAAATCTTGAATGTAAATGTTCAAATTCCTACATTAGAGGATGTTTTCTTACACTTAACCGGAAGAAAACTCAGAGATTAGGAGGGGTCACATGGGTACATTTTTGAAAAAAGATCTTCTTGTTCTTTTACGTGACCGAACAGAATTAATTGTTCTTCTTGCCATGCCGTTAATCTTATTAACGATTCTAGGCTTTGCCTTACGAGGGTTACTTGGCGGAGACACAGAAGCATTGAATATGACCGTTGCTCTTGTTTCTCATGATGAGGAAGAGCTAGGTATCGAGCAATTTATAAACGAACTCGAGGATAGTACTCTGCCAGATGAAGCGGTAGATGGCATTAGTGAGGTTGCCATAACACAAACTCCCTTACACACGCTCGAACAATTTCTTAATGATGAGTCTATTAGGAATATGGTAGAGGTAATAGAGATGAGCGAGGAACAAGCCGATACAGAGCTATCTACAGGGGAAATAACGGCAATCTTTATTGTTCCTGAAGACTTTACGTATAACACGATGCAAAAAATGTATTTAAACAGTGGCGAGGGAAGCGAATTTTCGATGATCGTAGAAGAGTATTCGTTACAAGCCAATATCTTTCGTAATATCATCAATAGTTTCATTAGTACGTTCAATTTTGAGACCGCTATTTCACTTGCCTCACAAGGGGGAGAAGGATTCGAAGGAAGTGAGGAGGTTTCACAAGAAATTGGAGGAGTTGAGACCCTTTCTGCCAATGAGCCAGTAACCTCTTTTCAATATTACACCATCGGAATGGCTGTTATGTTCGTGTTATATGTAAGTTCCACACTTGCAAGCAAAGCTTATGTAGAAAAACAGCAGCATGTTTTTGATCGAATTATATTATCAGGTACACATCCGTTCTTTTATTTAAGTGGTAAGTTTATTTCTGCAACGGTGATTGGCCTCATTCAATTATTCATTTTATTTGGATTGTCACAGCTGATCTTTGAGCCATTTACGAGCAACTCTTTATCTTTTTGGAGTGGTATGCTATTGATTTCATTCGCACTTGCCATTTGTGTTGGAGGGTTAGCCTCTCTGTTGACATCCATTTCTAATAGATGGGATAGCGACACGTTTTCTAATGTTTTTGCAGGTGGAGTTGTCAGTATCTTTGCCTTTGCAGGTGGGAGTTTCTTTCCGACGTCTGACATGCCTGAAATCATTAGCATGTTCGGTAACTGGACACCAAACGGAGCGGCATTGACGGCATATCTTCAGTGGATGCAAGGGTTTGGGATGATGGAAATATTCCCTTTATTGGTTAGAGTCGTTGTGATAGGGATGATGTCCATACTTATCAGTGTAATGATCTTCCCACATAGGAGGTCTAATTAATTATGACATCGGTATTTTTATTACAATTAAAAAGGTTAAGACGTGCTCCTGTTTTGGTGTTATCATTCTTTTCCTTAACAATTATTTTTGTAGCGGTACTAGCAGGAGGAGGGGGAGATAGTAAAGTAGAGGTGTTAACGTTTTCGGATCAATCCTTGAACAAAGAAGAGGCAATGAGTTGGGTTGAGAGACTTAATGAATCTGATTCGTATGAATTTAATTTGGTCGATGAAGAGGAAGCAATAAAAGCAGTTACCAACCGAAATAAAGGGTTAGCGTTGAAACTATTAGTAGATGACTATCGAATCCTTATTGCGGCGGATGAACCAAGTCGAATGATGGTAGACTCATATATTCAGCAAGTATATCGAGAGGAACTTCGATTAAGGCAGCTCCAAACATCTGAAGCAAACAAACAATTTCGTCAAGAGGTGAGAGAGAACCTTGAGCAACCGGTGCTTAGCTTAAACACGCAAGCAGTGGATGGAGAATCGGGATCGTTTGAATTCAATGAAAGGCTTCATACTCTGTTTGGGATGACGCTGTTTTTTGTTATCTATACAATCTCGTACAGCTTAATGAATGTAGCAGAAGAGAAGCGACTTGGAACTTGGGATCGTCTTATAACGACGCCAGCTAGCAAATCACAGTTGTACATGGGGCATCTTCTCTATTGTTTTCTCATTGGATATTTACAAATCACCCTAATCTTTTTCTTGTTTCATTTTGCTTTTGGAATTGACATTGGAAGTCGTATAGGGACAATACTTCTCATTAATGCTATATATACCTTTACGATTGTCGCAGTTGGAATCCTTCTTTTAGGTCTCGTTCGATCGAGCCAACAACTACAAGCGATCATTCCAATTGTAGCGAGTGGATCAGCGATGCTTGGTGGAGCTTTCTGGCCAATAGAGACGGTCACAAATGAAATTCTTCTGACTCTTTCAAAAGGGATGCCCATTTTTTATGGGTTAGAAGCACTAAAGGGTGCAGCGATCTATGAACGTAGTCTGACTCATTTGATCGAACCACTTTCAATCTTACTATTAATTGGTGTAGTTTGTATGGGTGTTGGAATGAATTTAATGGAGAGACGAAGGTAAGGTCGGTGCCTGTTCAGATTCGGCGTTACTTAAAGAATGAAGATGAATAACGTTTGGAATTCTCCAAGCGTTTTTCCTATGTATTCTCTGACAGTTTTATAGGTTAAGGAATATTGTAATGGGTATATATGTTAAAATGAACCAATAATATGAGAATCAGCGGGGGGGATAATTTGATATGAAAAAGACATTCCAAGTTATGTATGAAGGTCATAAAATTGAGATAGAGAATAGTTGGTTTAATGGTGAAAAGCTTTATATCGACGGTCAGTTACAGGATCAGAACCTCGGATTGGCATTAAGAGCTTCTTTAACAGGGGTGCTTGTTAATGATAATGGGGAGAGAAAAGCAATTAAGGTTACGATTGGCGGTACTTTTAGAATCCACTGTAAAGTATTTGTTGATCATAAGTTGATATTCCCTCGGGAGGTTTAAAGGTTGTCTGGCCTGCTGGGTGCACTTATCAAATGTGGTATAATTAAGGACCAACAAAAACAGTCATTATCGATGATAAGCATAATAGATTCGGGAGATTCTTAAGGATGGGCAGGTGTATGAAATGACTAGATTTAACACAATTGATCAGTTGAAAACCGAGCTTGACAGTTACAGACCGCTACCTTCAGCCGCAGTAAAAAACCTTCAAGACGTGTACCGGGTTGAGTGGACGTATAACTCCAACGCCATTGAAGGAAATACCCTTTCACTAGTGGAAACAAAAGTGGTCATTGAAGAGGGGTTGACCATCGGGGGGAAAAAGCTTCAGGAGCACTTTGAAGTCATTAACCATGCTGAAGCGATCAGCTTTGTTGAAGAGCAAGTTCAAAAGAGCGAGTCTTTGACTGAGCGAACAGTAAAAGATATACATTATCTCATCCTTAAGAATATAGATAACGAAAATGCGGGTAAATATAGATCCATTAACGTTCGAATTTCAGGTAGCGAGCACACCCCTCCTCACTTCTTAATGATAGATGAAGAAATGGCAAAGCTGTTTACCTGGTACGAGCAAAATAAAGACGCAATGCATCCGGTTGAACTTGCAGCAAGGTTTCACTTTCAGTATGTGTATATTCACCCGTTTTCGGATGGGAATGGGAGAACAGCCAGGCTCCTAATGAATCTTATTTTACTAAGCCATGGTTATCCGCCCGCTATTGTAAAGGCTGAAAACAGCCAAAGGCTTGAATATTATAAAACTCTTGAAATCGCTAGTGTCAAAAAAGAACTGGAACCGTTTATCGATTTAATTGCAGGCTGCGTTCAAGATAGCCTTAACAACTATTTAAATGTCATTAAATAAATGAGACAAAGGCTCCTTCTTTAATGCTTAGGAGCCTTTATCCTTTAAGCAATAAATAGTGGTTTTGAAGCAGAGAGATTAACATCAGCTTTTTGGAAGCTACTATTAATGGATATTACTCATTATCTGTCTGTAAAAGAAGCCTCAACCAATAAATTCTTAACGTTATTTATTTTGTCATGTAAGTGCTGAAGTGGACATTTTATGGTTTTGGAGGGGTTATATTGAAATTTAAATTCTTTTTATTATTAACTGTAATGTTTATGTTCTTAGTTGGATGCTCGTCAACCACAACCTTGAATCAGATATTAGATGTTGAGGAGACTGATGTAGAGTCTATTGAAGTCTGGGAACTAAATGCGAATGAAGAAGTTGAAATTACCGACGATGAAACTAAAGAGGATTTATTAGTTCATTTAATGAATATGTCTATGAAAAAAACAGGTAATCTGGATGAAGTCGTGACTGATGAGTTGTATAAAATCTTTCTAAGAGGTCCGCGCAAAGAGTTTACCATCTACAGTGACAATACAGCAAGTGTAAATCAACAATATTATGTGCTTGAAGATTTTGATATGTCCGTTTTAGAATCGTTTTTCGAGTAATAATGGTGCCTAAATGCACATAAACCTGCCAAGTATAAATTAAATAAGAGTATTTAAGTAGTGGACTGTTCTCGATATTTTATAGGGATAGACCGTGGATCTTTGATGCCTGTTTCCCAGTTTACGATCGTTGTAATAGGCAGAGGGACTGACACTAGGTTTCGAAGTAAGGTTTTATTAATTAATACATTTGAGAGGGTGAGGCTTATGAGTATAAATAAGCAAACAGAACAATCCACCAATTTGGCGGTTGAGGCGAAGGGGCTTGTGAAGGTATTCGGTGACCACCGTGCAGTTGATGGTGTTGATTTGTCGATTCCAAGAGGAACGGTCTATGGCTTTCTAGGGCCGAACGGGGCAGGGAAGACAACGACGATTCGCATGCTTGCCACATTACTTCAACCAGACGAGGGGTCGGCACGTATTTTTGGTCATGATTTAGTGAAAGAAACAGATGCCGTCAAAAGTCATATTAGTCTGACTGGTCAATATGCATCGATTGATGAAGATTTAACCGGTGTTGAGAATCTCGTGATGATTGCAAGATTAATGGGTTACTCAAAAAAAGAGGCCAAAGGGAGAGCGAACGAATTGCTAAGTGCTTTCGGTCTCGACGAAGCATCAAAAAGGCAAGTGAAAACCTACTCAGGAGGCATGCGTCGCCGTATTGATATTGCGGCAAGTATTGTGGTCACACCTGAGCTCTTATTCCTTGATGAGCCGACGACTGGATTAGATCCGCGCAGCCGCAATCAAGTGTGGGACATTGTCCGTGCTTTAGTGAATGCAGGTACGACGGTGTTACTGACGACACAATATTTAGAGGAAGCCGATCAATTAGCTGATCGAATTGCCGTAATTAATAAGGGGAAGATTATTGCCGAAGGAACGAGCAAAGATTTAAAGGCGTCCGTCGGTACGGGGACGTTAAATGTTGCGCTTCTTGATCCTGAAGATCGAACAAGAGCGATCGAGGTTCTAACACAAAAGCTTGAGGTAACAGTATCCCCTGCTGGTGATGCTTCTTCTCTTACCGCGCAAGTAGCTGATGCTTCTCTAGCAGCAGAGGCCCTTGGAGAATTAGCGAAAGAGAAGATTGGTGTACATAACTTCTCACTCGGTCAGCCTAGTCTAGATGAAGTATTCTTGACGTTGACGGATCAGCCTGAAGATGAAACAAAAGCAAGGGAGGAGGCGCGATGATGATAAATCAAACAACAGAGCCGAAAGAACAAAGCGGCACGGATGCTAAATTACTCGATGCGATTGCCTCACGCAAGCGCCCTGACCGCCCGAGTGCATTATCTTCATCCTTAACCTTCGCCTCACGGGCTATGCTTCGGATTAAACATATCCCTGAGCAACTATTTGATGTGACTGTTTTTCCAATTATTTTTCTATTGATGTTTACGTATTTATTTGGTGGGGCGATTGCTGGCTCTACGAGTGAATATTTGCAATTCCTGCTTCCAGGTATTCTCGTCATGACTGTTTCACAAATTACGATGTACACAGGGATCGACTTGAACAATGATATTCGAAAAGGGATATTTGATCGTTTTCGTACATTACCGATTTGGCTGCCGTCTGCATTAGTTGGAGCACTGCTTGTGGATGCGGTTCGTTACTCGATTGCATCAGCCATTATGATTAGTCTTGGTCTTCTGCTTGGATTTCGACCAGATGGTGGGTTTATCGGGGTGATTGAAGCAGTAGCATTAATCTTATTTTTCTGCTTTAGCTTGTCATGGATCTGGACGACACTTGGATTAATTATGCGTTCTGAAAAATCACTGATGATGGTAAGCATGATGGTACTTTTTCCACTCACCTTTGTCAGCAATGTGTTCGTTGACCCGGAGACTTTACCAGGCTGGTTGGAGAAGTTCGTTGACGTCAACCCGATCTCCCTGCTTGTAACGGCTGTTCGTGGATTGATGCACGGTACCGCGACATTAGAACAAATTGGCTGGGTCTTCTTTGTCTCCATCCTCATTATGGCAATATTCGCTCCACTTACGATGTACTTATACCGTAAGAAGTAAGTATAGGGATTAAATTCCTTGCTGACTTTGGCTTGAGCTTAGCGACTAGTTGTCGTTAAGCTTTTTAGGAGGTGTTTTTATGAAAAAGAGTATATTAATAACAGGTATATCGTCTTTGCTATTATTTTCATTTTCTAATACTACTTGGGCTGAAACGGACACTTATTATGACCCGCCTAAACCAAATTGGGAAGAAATATTTGAAAATATAGAAAGCTATCCTGAAACCGGTGTATCCTAGCCTGACTTTTATAAAAAACGAAGAAGAGAATAAAATTTCAGGGATACAAGTAGGGGCTATTGCAAGGGAAGATACCGTAGACATTTTACTGATGAATAGTGAAGGAGAAATTTCTATATTTTTAGAAAAAGTTAATTTACACCAACAAGGGCTGTCAAGATTATTTGACAATAAAGAAAAGATGAATATAAATAAGAATGATTACTTAATAATGTTGAATAACAGGGGTAACCACATATTGGCAGATGTTAAAACCATTATGGAGAGTGAACCCAATTATTTAACAACGCATGAACAAATAATTAAAATTAGACACTAGTTGAGTAAGTAAGACGAATAACACCTATGCAGCAGAAATAGTCTGTTTAGGTGTTTTTTGTATTACTCATTAATATTTTGTAACTTTTCTTTGAAGTAGTTTTATCGCCAATATCTCTATTTCTTTTACTAACTATATATTTAGACTCACAGTGGCGGCAGGTGAGCTGGTAGAAAGAATAAGTCATATTCTTTTGCTGAGTATGGAACTTTGTAAACATTTGTCTTTCTTCTACAAAAACTTTAAATTTATTAGTATCTTTATCTATAAATAGTGGCTTAACTAGTTTTACATCTTTTAAATAGTCATCAATATCGGAATCAAATAGCCACTGTTCTTCTAAAAAGCCCTTCTTACATTCGTAACAGATTATTCTTCGCCCCATAAAAATAAATAGTGATAAAAAGCTTCCTAACATAAAGAAAACGCCTTCTTTGGGTGATATGAGTATATAATCGGCAAAACTCATTTGAGACTTGAGAGTATTTCCAATGGCTTCATTGTGTATAAAGCCGTCGCTAGAGAAATATGCGACATTGTATTGTATATACATTATTGCAAAGAAACTTATAATTGCTAAAGGTATCCCATATAAAAATTTGGAATAACTAAATGAAGATTTCAAGTTGTTCAATATATAAAAGTAATAGAAAAATGTTGATGTTAGGCCCAAGAAAAGATATCCTTCGTAAGGAAATTTTAAACCTAGTTTTGAAGTCAAAGGTAGGCCAGATATTATAGCAAATAAGATTGAGAGACAGATTGATAAGCCACCAAAGAATAGTGCCAATAGAATGCTCCCCCCATCCATAAATATTTTGTAATTATTAAGGATCTTGAAATTGAAATTAGTATATATTGATAATATTATCATTTTTAACTCTTTTATCAAATTTATTTTTATAAATGATGCACGGTATCGCGACATTTGAACAAAGTGGCTGGGTCTTCTTTGTTTTCATCTTCATTATGGCAATCTTCGCACCACTAACCATGTACTTATATCGAAAGAAGTAAGTAAATTTCTGATTGATTCGGGCTTAACGACTAGTAGTCGTTAAGCTTTTTTTTGTTAAAAAACCCCACATAAATTGAAACTTTTTCAAATCTATATTGTCTATATAATGTGAGCTCATAGAAAATGAAGAGAGAGGTGTGGGGGCGTGGAGGTAATTAGTCGGTTTGTATTACATATAGAGAATTTCTTTTTACTTAGTCATTTCAGTCAATGGATTATTCAGTGGACGATAGCGGGGATTGCTATTTTTTCCTTGGTTACGTTGTGTATGAAAAATACTGATCTGTCCAAATCATCTGTTTATCTAGGGGTTGTTGTTCGATTGGTTTTACTTGTAGGACTGACAGTTGAGATGCTTCATCAAGTGAATGTAACGGAAATATCAGCTGTTTATGTTGAAAGGCAGCCGTCCTTACGACAGTTTCTACACTTTATGTTCTTTGGCTATATAGTTGTTGTTGGTTTTTATTACATTGTGACGATGAATCAGTTAAAGCGAAAAGGAATGTTTTTCACTTTTGATATTGCGGTCCTTAGCTTGCCAGTAATACAACTATTAACGAGCTTCTTTTTTTATGTAGCAAGAGGTGAAATTTACCCGAGTGATGTGCTGGCATACTTAGTTATCTTGATAGGTGTCAGTGCGAGTTTGTATCTATTCTTTGAAAACTTTTGGCGTATATCTTGGAAAAAGGTAGTTGCCTTTTATGGATTTACTATAGGATTTGTTTGTTGGGTGTTCATCATGAATCGAACGGGCCACA
Above is a genomic segment from Bacillus sp. FJAT-45037 containing:
- a CDS encoding ABC transporter ATP-binding protein gives rise to the protein MLETEALKKVFKSKIAVDEVSLYLDQGESVGLLGPNGAGKSTTISMISTLVKPTSGEVYLKGESVLKDPVRMRKILGIVPQEIALYTELTAYENLKFFGRIYGLRGKKLEKRIQEVLEIVGLDGRQKDIVKTYSGGMQRRINMAAAMLHEPEILIMDEPTVGIDPQSRSHILETVRLLNEEKGLTVLYTSHYMEEVERLCDRVYIMDHGQVIATGTKEELKGILSGEETIVIELDRPYPSFAEELKAHDEIKQIVESEREIKLIVPKGSRLLASVFQAAERHQTQILNVNVQIPTLEDVFLHLTGRKLRD
- a CDS encoding ABC transporter permease, with amino-acid sequence MGTFLKKDLLVLLRDRTELIVLLAMPLILLTILGFALRGLLGGDTEALNMTVALVSHDEEELGIEQFINELEDSTLPDEAVDGISEVAITQTPLHTLEQFLNDESIRNMVEVIEMSEEQADTELSTGEITAIFIVPEDFTYNTMQKMYLNSGEGSEFSMIVEEYSLQANIFRNIINSFISTFNFETAISLASQGGEGFEGSEEVSQEIGGVETLSANEPVTSFQYYTIGMAVMFVLYVSSTLASKAYVEKQQHVFDRIILSGTHPFFYLSGKFISATVIGLIQLFILFGLSQLIFEPFTSNSLSFWSGMLLISFALAICVGGLASLLTSISNRWDSDTFSNVFAGGVVSIFAFAGGSFFPTSDMPEIISMFGNWTPNGAALTAYLQWMQGFGMMEIFPLLVRVVVIGMMSILISVMIFPHRRSN
- a CDS encoding ABC transporter permease, with protein sequence MTSVFLLQLKRLRRAPVLVLSFFSLTIIFVAVLAGGGGDSKVEVLTFSDQSLNKEEAMSWVERLNESDSYEFNLVDEEEAIKAVTNRNKGLALKLLVDDYRILIAADEPSRMMVDSYIQQVYREELRLRQLQTSEANKQFRQEVRENLEQPVLSLNTQAVDGESGSFEFNERLHTLFGMTLFFVIYTISYSLMNVAEEKRLGTWDRLITTPASKSQLYMGHLLYCFLIGYLQITLIFFLFHFAFGIDIGSRIGTILLINAIYTFTIVAVGILLLGLVRSSQQLQAIIPIVASGSAMLGGAFWPIETVTNEILLTLSKGMPIFYGLEALKGAAIYERSLTHLIEPLSILLLIGVVCMGVGMNLMERRR
- a CDS encoding Fic family protein, translated to MTRFNTIDQLKTELDSYRPLPSAAVKNLQDVYRVEWTYNSNAIEGNTLSLVETKVVIEEGLTIGGKKLQEHFEVINHAEAISFVEEQVQKSESLTERTVKDIHYLILKNIDNENAGKYRSINVRISGSEHTPPHFLMIDEEMAKLFTWYEQNKDAMHPVELAARFHFQYVYIHPFSDGNGRTARLLMNLILLSHGYPPAIVKAENSQRLEYYKTLEIASVKKELEPFIDLIAGCVQDSLNNYLNVIK
- a CDS encoding ATP-binding cassette domain-containing protein, with protein sequence MSINKQTEQSTNLAVEAKGLVKVFGDHRAVDGVDLSIPRGTVYGFLGPNGAGKTTTIRMLATLLQPDEGSARIFGHDLVKETDAVKSHISLTGQYASIDEDLTGVENLVMIARLMGYSKKEAKGRANELLSAFGLDEASKRQVKTYSGGMRRRIDIAASIVVTPELLFLDEPTTGLDPRSRNQVWDIVRALVNAGTTVLLTTQYLEEADQLADRIAVINKGKIIAEGTSKDLKASVGTGTLNVALLDPEDRTRAIEVLTQKLEVTVSPAGDASSLTAQVADASLAAEALGELAKEKIGVHNFSLGQPSLDEVFLTLTDQPEDETKAREEAR
- a CDS encoding ABC transporter permease codes for the protein MINQTTEPKEQSGTDAKLLDAIASRKRPDRPSALSSSLTFASRAMLRIKHIPEQLFDVTVFPIIFLLMFTYLFGGAIAGSTSEYLQFLLPGILVMTVSQITMYTGIDLNNDIRKGIFDRFRTLPIWLPSALVGALLVDAVRYSIASAIMISLGLLLGFRPDGGFIGVIEAVALILFFCFSLSWIWTTLGLIMRSEKSLMMVSMMVLFPLTFVSNVFVDPETLPGWLEKFVDVNPISLLVTAVRGLMHGTATLEQIGWVFFVSILIMAIFAPLTMYLYRKK